ATCAACATTGGTGTCTGTAGGAACATCCGTTGTAAGCGTTTCTTTCGTAATTGAATATCCAGGAGGAGTATTAGTGATAAGTTCATCCCATTTTAATGACCATTCTCTACAATCCTCATAAGGTTTTTTGGGAATGCCAGATCCATCCGCCCCCGAGTAACTGTCTAGTGTTGGTGCAGAATAATAATCATTGAAACTACGAGACCGTGCAAACTTTACAAACCCTAAAGGATTATTAAAAAGTTCTGATTTTTTATATAATGTTCTACCTAAATTACTATTATTAGTTACTCCTGAGTTACTTTCAACCACTCTTTTCTCGTTAGGAACCTGAGACCAATCAATTGTTACTTTTCCATATATTGTTGTATTAGATTCCCTTTTAGTACCTGATCTGAGATAATATGTTTTTATCCCTGAGTGCAATACAGGATCATACGGCATTGAAAATGCATTATTAAACTCATCTGCGTATAAGAACAGCGCGGGCTTACCTGTTTCTGCATAAATAAAACCCAGGTATGAATTGGTAGTGGTAACGTTTTTTCCCAGTCCATATAATGTAACAACCGCATTATCTTTTACATTATAAAATTCAGCATCTAAGATTGATTTACTAAGCCAAAATTTTTCATCTGACGTTCTCGATCCCTGCCAGGTTGAAAATGTCTTATTATATAAAACATCAGCAGGGGCTACAGGCTTTATTGGGTAAGCAGTTGTTCCTATTGTATTGATTAAAGTATATCCTTTCGCTCCAAAAACATCTTGCAGTGTTGAATTTAGATTTAATACATAAAATAATACGTAATCATTAACTCCCAAAGGCCTTGCGGCATTATCATAAATTGTAACTGCTCTTGCATTCGTACTTAATGTATTATAAACAATTGCATAATATGTTGGATTTGCAGAGGTATCGACAGATTGTGCTCGAACATTAAATACACCCTGGTTTGTAATAATTTTATTTGTTGAAGATCCAATTAAAGTAACAGTATTAGTAGCAACATTAATTGTCAAAGTAGTGGAATGTGATGTAAAAAGACCTGGTGACTTAGGAAAAGGGAAATAAACTTCCCAATTAGCATTATTACCTGGAACTGCACTTGTAATATCTACTTTAGCTTTCCATAAAATATCAAGATATCTAACAACCTCACCAGCTTTATAAGAACCCAGAACCCAATTCCGAACTCCTCCTGTTTTTATATTCTCTAATAAACCTCCAACACTTAAGGCATCAATGTTTTCAATTTGGTTTAATGGAATCATCTCGTCTTTATGCCAGTACGAGTCCTGCCATTCCCAAAAGTCTTCCTGTTTTGGGATATCTCCATTTTCAAAATAGAGTTTTAATTCTTGTTTTGTTTTCATAAAACGTTGTGTGATCTGTGGGTTAATAAATTGATTGTTTGGTCCTGCCTTTTAGTGGAGCAGGATCCTTTTGGGCTATATTTTCAGACATAGTTCTGGCTGTCCAGCATTTTGTGAATGGTGAATTCAAAGGTGTTGAGAATGTTTAATGAGACTGCTGTACGTGTATTATAGAGATTTCAAAGGTAATGTTGAACAGCGCCAGAACTTGTCGTGTATTAGTTTTTTATTTAAAAAGTATCTTCTTCAAGTGCTCCTTCTTTAAAATCTTCTCTAAAGAAGTTTTCAATGTCATTGAGATAGTTTTCATAATCCATCTCAGTATTTTCAATATCGCTCCACTCAATGGTATAGAGATCTTCATCAAAGAGTATATTTGTATTGTGATCTGGTGGTGTTTCCATGTTTTGTGTTATAAGGTGTTGTGAACATATTTCAGGCTGTTCAGCATAAGAGAATGTTGAATTCAATGGCTTTTAAAAGTTTTTATGGATTGTTGTTTTGTGTTTTTTTGATACTCCAAAGGTAGTAGAGGAGAACGACAAAACTTGACGTGTTTAAAAAAGATTTTTTTAATTTTAAATATAATCTTAATAGCTTATATGAGTTGTTTATAAGGTAAAAAGCTTATATCTTATTTTTGATGAGTTTCTGAACAATTTGGTTCAAAATTTCTCTGTTATCATCAATATAGCTCAATCCGGCCTGGATCAGGTTTTCAATATTGGATCTTCTCACATTATCCATTGCTGGAGAAGCATTTTTTAATGATGGATTCAAACGA
This sequence is a window from Chryseobacterium culicis. Protein-coding genes within it:
- a CDS encoding M14 family metallopeptidase, which gives rise to MKTKQELKLYFENGDIPKQEDFWEWQDSYWHKDEMIPLNQIENIDALSVGGLLENIKTGGVRNWVLGSYKAGEVVRYLDILWKAKVDITSAVPGNNANWEVYFPFPKSPGLFTSHSTTLTINVATNTVTLIGSSTNKIITNQGVFNVRAQSVDTSANPTYYAIVYNTLSTNARAVTIYDNAARPLGVNDYVLFYVLNLNSTLQDVFGAKGYTLINTIGTTAYPIKPVAPADVLYNKTFSTWQGSRTSDEKFWLSKSILDAEFYNVKDNAVVTLYGLGKNVTTTNSYLGFIYAETGKPALFLYADEFNNAFSMPYDPVLHSGIKTYYLRSGTKRESNTTIYGKVTIDWSQVPNEKRVVESNSGVTNNSNLGRTLYKKSELFNNPLGFVKFARSRSFNDYYSAPTLDSYSGADGSGIPKKPYEDCREWSLKWDELITNTPPGYSITKETLTTDVPTDTNVDGKLPIYGYTFLPNKLTAGDPTGNNAQTLPRVVLNCSIHGFEKTPSFVVYEFMKQVLTNWKSHPFLEYLRFNVEFVIIPFANPHGWNAGSGAGTRKNFNLVDLNRNFPTFWAGGGTSADPTFPGQAALSEIESQAIYTFMQEKITSNTIMGVDFHNFHGTPQTDPKNYNMAWVVNLGSELGQNSANVLMKELSAKYKAKSLLIPQSDDYYIGQSNNYNGPGFSGSTMKSLGALYASTFEICQNFRFNPAFKSHDSDAITFGLETFTNYLRVFLAEHLDEYNRTK